A portion of the Oncorhynchus nerka isolate Pitt River linkage group LG27, Oner_Uvic_2.0, whole genome shotgun sequence genome contains these proteins:
- the LOC115120007 gene encoding troponin I, fast skeletal muscle-like, whose translation MNKLFTVCSSLDTGSKTKQQAKMSDKKMTASRRNYLKSLMLQIAAGLLEAEAVEAEAEKARYMKENCPAPEFLVCMAELTDLCKKLHQKIERVDEERYDMSTKVTKSEKEVEDLKMKVVELNGKFRKPVLKKVRMSADAMLQALLGSKHKVSMDLRSNLKQVKKEVKEEDKDAVGDWRKNIEDKSDRKKMFETHKE comes from the exons atgaataaactgtttactgtTTGTTCATCTCTTGACACAGGAAGTAAAACAAAACAACAGGCCAAAATGTCTGA TAAAAAGATGACAGCGAGCCGTAGGAACTACCTGAAG AGCTTGATGCTCCAGATCGCTGCCGGCTTGCTCGAGGCTGAGGCGGTTGAGGCTGAGGCAGAGAAGGCCAGGTATATGAAGGAGAACTGCCCTGCGCCAGAATTCTTGGTATGCATGGCAGAGCTCACG GACTTGTGCAAGAAGCTCCATCAGAAGATCGAGAGAGTTGATGAGGAGAGATACGACATGTCAACCAAGGTGACCAAGTCCGAGAAGGAG GTTGAGGACTTGAAGATGAAGGTAGTTGAACTGAATGGAAAGTTCAGGAAGCCCGTCCTGAAGAAAGTCCGCATGTCTGCTGATGCTATGCTCCAGGCTCTGCTGGGCTCCAAACACAAGGTGTCCATGGATCTGAGGTCCAACCTGAAGCAAGTCAAGAAGGAGGTCAAGGAAGAG GACAAAGATGCTGTGGGTGACTGGCGTAAGAACATCGAAGACAAATCAGACAGAAAGAAGATGTTTGAGACTCATAAGGAGTAG
- the LOC135565432 gene encoding troponin I, fast skeletal muscle-like, with translation MLQIAQGFIEAEAIQAEEDKNIYMDENVPSFSVPESMQELQDLCKKLHQQIDAVDEQRYDTQSKVAKSDKEIEDLKIKLQDLKGKFRKPVLKKVRMSADAMLQALLGSKHKVSMDLRSNLKQVKKEVKEEVKDAADWRKNIEDKAGMDGRKKMFESDTV, from the exons ATGCTCCAGATTGCCCAGGGGTTCATAGAGGCTGAGGCCATCCAGGCAGAGGAGGACAAAAACATCTACATGGATGAGAACGTCCCCTCCTTCTCCGTCCCTGAATCCATGCAGGAACTCCAG gatcTGTGTAAGAAGCTCCACCAGCAGATTGATGCAGTGGATGAACAGAGATATGACACGCAAAGCAAAGTAGCCAAGTCCGATAAGGAG atTGAGGATTTGAAGATAAAACTACAAGACCTGAAGGGCAAGTTCAGGAAGCCCGTCCTGAAGAAAGTCCGCATGTCTGCTGATGCTATGCTCCAGGCTCTGCTAGGCTCCAAACACAAGGTGTCCATGGATCTGAGGTCCAACCTGAAGCAAGTCAAGAAGGAGGTCAAGGAGGAG GTGAAAGATGCAGCTGACTGGCGTAAGAACATAGAGGACAAGGCTGGCATGGACGGTAGAAAGAAGATGTTTGAGTCCGACACTGTTTGA